In Microbacterium lushaniae, the following are encoded in one genomic region:
- a CDS encoding ABC transporter ATP-binding protein — MPATSTDLRTPTAAQASHDRTAAATTTPAVRAVGLGRTFATAHGPREVLRGIDLDIRAGEIVAILGPSGAGKSTLLRLIGGLDAPTAGAVQVSGATVTDTDERTAVAFQEPRLLPWRSIAHNVSLGLPRGTTPGDARERVAELLHLVGLDHAAAQRPREVSGGMAQRAALARALARDPDVLLLDEPFGALDALTRLRMQDLLCEIHAARPTTVVLVTHDVEEALYLADRVVLLRSLDAGSASVARTLAVPGARPRDRADRALARLRAELLEGLGVDTHPRPTPEENR; from the coding sequence ATGCCCGCCACGTCCACGGATCTCCGCACGCCCACGGCAGCGCAGGCCTCGCACGACCGGACGGCCGCGGCCACCACGACACCCGCCGTCCGCGCGGTGGGACTGGGGCGCACGTTCGCGACCGCGCACGGACCGCGCGAGGTGCTGCGGGGCATCGACCTCGACATCCGCGCCGGTGAGATCGTCGCGATCCTCGGGCCCTCGGGTGCGGGGAAGTCGACGCTGCTGCGCCTCATCGGCGGCCTCGACGCTCCCACCGCCGGCGCGGTGCAGGTCAGCGGCGCGACCGTCACCGACACCGACGAGCGCACCGCGGTGGCGTTCCAGGAGCCGCGCCTGCTGCCGTGGCGCTCGATCGCGCACAACGTCTCTCTCGGTCTGCCGCGGGGGACCACCCCGGGCGACGCCCGAGAGCGGGTGGCCGAGCTGCTGCACCTGGTCGGCCTCGATCACGCCGCCGCCCAGCGGCCGCGCGAGGTCTCCGGCGGGATGGCGCAGCGCGCCGCGCTGGCCCGAGCCCTCGCGCGCGACCCCGACGTGCTGCTGCTGGACGAGCCGTTCGGCGCGCTGGATGCCCTGACCCGCCTGCGGATGCAGGACCTGCTGTGCGAGATCCACGCCGCCCGGCCCACCACGGTCGTCCTGGTCACCCACGACGTCGAAGAGGCGCTGTATCTGGCCGATCGCGTCGTGCTGCTGCGATCCCTGGACGCCGGCTCGGCCTCCGTGGCACGCACCCTGGCCGTCCCCGGCGCCCGGCCCCGCGATCGCGCGGACCGCGCACTGGCCCGCTTGCGTGCCGAGCTCCTCGAAGGGCTCGGCGTCGACACCCACCCCCGCCCCACCCCCGAGGAGAACCGATGA
- the metK gene encoding methionine adenosyltransferase — protein MTELRLFTSESVTEGHPDKICDQISDSILDAILAEDPTGRVAVETLVTTGLVHVAGEVSTSAYVEIPAIVRDVVNRIGYTSSETGFDGESCGVSVSIGAQSSDIAAGVNKAFEQRERGSIDPRDEQGAGDQGIMFGFATTETPQLMPMASWTAHRMAERLADARRDGRLPFLRPDGKTQVTLGYDGQTPRTVESVVLSTQHHPDISQEELRALVRAEVIEPVLADTGLDLPDVKYYINPAGPFVVGGPKGDAGLTGRKIIIDTYGGAARHGGGAFSGKDPSKVDRSAAYAMRWVAKNAVAAGLADRLEVQIAYAIGKASPVGLYVESFGTGRVPDESITRAILDVFDLRPKAIIDSLDLLRPIYAQTAAYGHFGRELPDFTWERTDRVDELRTAAGL, from the coding sequence ATGACCGAGCTGCGGCTGTTCACCTCCGAATCCGTCACGGAGGGGCACCCGGACAAGATCTGCGACCAGATCTCCGACAGCATCCTGGATGCGATCCTCGCCGAGGACCCCACCGGACGCGTCGCGGTCGAGACCCTGGTGACGACGGGCCTCGTGCACGTCGCCGGCGAGGTCTCCACGAGCGCGTACGTCGAGATCCCCGCGATCGTGCGGGATGTGGTCAACCGCATCGGCTACACCTCGAGCGAGACCGGCTTCGACGGCGAATCGTGCGGGGTGAGCGTGTCGATCGGCGCGCAGTCCTCCGACATCGCCGCCGGCGTGAACAAGGCGTTCGAGCAGCGCGAACGCGGCTCGATCGACCCGCGGGACGAACAGGGCGCCGGCGACCAGGGCATCATGTTCGGCTTCGCCACCACCGAGACCCCGCAGCTCATGCCGATGGCGAGCTGGACCGCGCACCGGATGGCCGAGCGCCTCGCCGACGCGCGACGCGACGGGCGCCTGCCGTTCCTGCGGCCCGACGGCAAGACGCAGGTGACCCTCGGGTACGACGGGCAGACCCCCCGCACCGTGGAGTCGGTCGTGCTGTCCACCCAGCACCACCCCGACATCTCCCAGGAGGAGCTGCGCGCACTCGTGCGGGCCGAGGTGATCGAGCCCGTCCTGGCCGACACGGGCCTGGACCTGCCCGACGTGAAGTACTACATCAACCCCGCCGGGCCGTTCGTGGTGGGCGGGCCCAAGGGCGACGCAGGCCTGACCGGACGCAAGATCATCATCGACACCTACGGCGGAGCCGCCCGCCACGGCGGCGGCGCGTTCAGCGGCAAAGACCCCTCGAAGGTCGACCGCTCGGCGGCGTACGCGATGCGCTGGGTCGCCAAGAACGCCGTCGCGGCGGGCCTGGCCGACCGCCTCGAGGTGCAGATCGCCTACGCGATCGGCAAGGCGAGCCCCGTGGGGCTGTACGTCGAGAGCTTCGGCACCGGGCGCGTGCCCGACGAGTCGATCACCCGGGCGATCCTGGACGTGTTCGACCTGCGCCCCAAGGCCATCATCGACTCACTCGACCTGCTGCGGCCGATCTACGCGCAGACCGCCGCGTACGGTCACTTCGGCCGCGAGCTGCCCGATTTCACGTGGGAGCGCACCGACCGCGTCGACGAGCTGCGCACCGCCGCCGGGCTCTGA
- the gmk gene encoding guanylate kinase: MTEARRPPEVDRAAASRRAVAARRERAALKRDVSTRVITPQELLRRALADPESPAGAMRMPEFLTAIPAIGEGKRDRILTDLAISPVKRLGGLGARQRRDLMEFLDRRWPEPQPRAGRSRLVVLAGPTAVGKGTVAAYIKEHHPEIRLSVSATTRPPRPGEVEGEHYYFVDDAEFDRLVESGALLEHATVHNRYRYGTPRAPLEKVLAEGGTALLEIDLQGARQVRAADPSATLVFLLPPSWDELVDRLVGRGTEDAEERARRLRTARSELAAQNEFDYRVVNDDVATAAEEVVALAR; encoded by the coding sequence ATGACTGAAGCACGCCGACCGCCCGAGGTCGACCGCGCCGCCGCCTCACGGCGCGCCGTGGCCGCGCGCCGTGAGCGCGCCGCCCTCAAGCGTGACGTCTCGACACGCGTGATCACGCCGCAGGAGCTGCTGCGCCGTGCGCTGGCCGACCCGGAGTCGCCGGCGGGGGCGATGCGGATGCCGGAGTTCCTCACTGCGATCCCGGCCATCGGAGAGGGCAAGCGCGACCGCATCCTGACCGACCTGGCCATCTCGCCCGTCAAGCGACTGGGGGGCCTGGGGGCGCGCCAGCGGCGCGACCTGATGGAGTTCCTCGACCGGCGCTGGCCCGAACCGCAGCCGCGCGCGGGCCGCAGCCGCCTGGTCGTGCTCGCCGGGCCGACCGCCGTGGGCAAGGGCACGGTCGCCGCCTACATCAAGGAGCACCACCCCGAGATCCGCCTGTCGGTGTCGGCGACGACCCGTCCGCCGCGGCCGGGGGAGGTCGAGGGCGAGCACTACTACTTCGTCGACGACGCCGAGTTCGACCGGCTCGTGGAATCGGGCGCGCTGCTGGAGCACGCGACCGTGCACAACCGCTACCGGTACGGCACGCCGCGCGCGCCCCTGGAGAAGGTGCTCGCCGAGGGCGGCACGGCACTGCTGGAAATCGATCTGCAGGGCGCTCGGCAGGTGCGCGCGGCGGATCCGTCCGCGACGCTGGTGTTCCTGCTGCCCCCGAGCTGGGACGAACTGGTCGATCGCCTCGTCGGTCGCGGCACCGAGGATGCGGAGGAGCGGGCGCGGCGCCTGCGGACGGCGCGCTCCGAACTCGCCGCGCAGAACGAGTTCGACTACCGGGTGGTCAACGACGACGTCGCCACGGCGGCGGAAGAGGTCGTGGCCCTGGCCCGCTGA
- a CDS encoding ABC transporter permease: MTAPAVATAAAGTPRAPLSRRRGVRIAGGMLLPLAVLAVWHAVTASGLVPPYRLPPPAAVVEAAVQLSESGQLWLHIAISVQRILLGFAIGSLAGLIVAAVVGLTRLGDVLLTPSLAALRAIPSLALVPLLVLWMGIGEDSKVTLIAIGAFFPVFTTVSSALGHVDPHLVEMGRTFGLRGWALLRTVELPAVVPAVVSGLRLALAQSWLFLVAAELVAAAMGLGFLLTDSQSTGRVDRILLAIVLLAVLGAATNGLVSVAQRRLLARWT; this comes from the coding sequence ATGACCGCGCCCGCCGTGGCGACCGCCGCGGCGGGCACTCCCCGCGCGCCGCTGAGCCGGCGCCGGGGCGTGCGGATCGCGGGCGGGATGCTGCTGCCGCTCGCGGTGCTGGCGGTGTGGCACGCGGTGACCGCGTCCGGTCTCGTCCCGCCGTATCGGCTTCCGCCGCCCGCGGCGGTCGTCGAGGCGGCGGTGCAGCTCTCCGAGAGCGGGCAGCTGTGGCTGCACATCGCGATCTCCGTGCAGCGCATCCTGCTCGGCTTCGCCATCGGTTCCCTGGCCGGCCTGATCGTCGCCGCGGTGGTGGGGCTCACGCGCCTCGGCGACGTCCTGCTGACGCCGTCGCTGGCGGCACTGCGGGCGATCCCGTCCCTCGCGCTCGTCCCCCTGCTCGTCCTGTGGATGGGGATCGGGGAGGACTCGAAAGTGACCCTCATCGCCATCGGCGCCTTCTTCCCGGTGTTCACGACCGTCAGCTCCGCGCTCGGGCACGTCGACCCGCACCTCGTGGAGATGGGACGCACCTTCGGCCTGCGCGGCTGGGCGCTGCTGCGGACCGTCGAGCTCCCGGCGGTCGTGCCTGCCGTCGTATCGGGCCTGCGCCTGGCGCTGGCGCAGTCCTGGCTGTTCCTCGTCGCCGCCGAGCTCGTGGCCGCCGCCATGGGTCTGGGGTTCCTCCTCACCGACTCCCAGAGCACGGGGCGGGTGGATCGCATCCTCCTGGCCATCGTGCTGCTGGCCGTCCTGGGGGCGGCGACCAATGGTCTCGTGAGCGTCGCCCAGCGTCGCCTTCTGGCCCGGTGGACGTGA
- the rpoZ gene encoding DNA-directed RNA polymerase subunit omega, whose amino-acid sequence MAGTNQGIIDPPIDSLLEKVDSKYQLVIYASKRARQINDYYSDLHEGNLFDNVGPLVDSTVEDKPLTIALHEIHEDKLRLRHAE is encoded by the coding sequence ATGGCCGGAACGAACCAGGGCATCATCGATCCCCCCATCGACAGCCTGCTCGAGAAGGTGGACTCCAAGTACCAGCTCGTGATCTACGCCTCGAAGCGTGCGCGTCAGATCAACGACTACTACTCCGACCTGCACGAGGGAAACCTCTTCGACAACGTCGGGCCGCTCGTGGACTCCACCGTCGAGGACAAGCCGCTGACGATCGCGCTGCACGAGATCCACGAAGACAAGCTGCGCCTGCGTCACGCCGAGTGA
- the carB gene encoding carbamoyl-phosphate synthase large subunit, with the protein MPKRDDIRSVLVIGSGPIVIGQAAEFDYSGTQACRVLREEGVRVILVNPNPATIMTDPDFADATYIEPITPEVIETILLKEKPDAILPTLGGQTALNAAMALHDRGILDKYGVELIGAKVDAIRKGEDRQVFKELVIEAGAEVAASRICHTMDEVLAGAAELGYPLVVRPSFTMGGLGSGFAYDEKDLRRIAGAGLHDSPTSEVLLEESILGWKEYELELMRDTADNTVVVCSIENVDPVGVHTGDSITVAPALTLTDREYQKMRDIGIDIIRAVGVDTGGCNIQFAVDPASGRIIVIEMNPRVSRSSALASKATGFPIAKIAAKLAIGYRLDEIPNDITKVTPASFEPTLDYVVVKVPRFNFEKFPAADTTLTTTMKSVGEAMAIGRNYTTALQKALRSLEKRGSSFHWGEEPRSVEELLEIAKTPTDGRIVVLQQALRKGATVEQAFEATAIDPWFLDQMVLINEVAELVRTAGELDAATLRLAKEHGFSDAQIAQLRGDDEAEVRGVRTALGIRPVYKTVDTCAGEFPALTPYHYSSYDFETEVEASDRTKVVIIGSGPNRIGQGVEFDYSCVHASFALSDAGFETIMVNCNPETVSTDYDTSDRLYFEPLTLEDVLEILHAESASGEILGVVCQLGGQTPLGLAKGIEAAGYRILGTSPAAIDLAEERELFSRLLDEAGLIAPRSGTATDVDGAVAVAEEVGYPVLVRPSFVLGGRGMEIVYDTPSLRDYFVRIADQAIIGPGMPLLVDRFLDDAIELDVDALYDGRELYVGGVMEHLEEAGIHSGDSSCTLPPISLGRSEIDRVRTATLAIAEGVGVRGLLNVQFAISAGVLYVIEANPRASRTVPFVSKALGIPLAKAAARIMAGSTIAELKGEGLLPPQDGSRVPLDAPVAVKEAVLPFKRFRTKDGQTVDSVLGPEMRSTGEVMGIDRDFPTAFAKSQEAAYGGMPLSGTVFISVADADKRAVILPAHRLQELGFSLVATEGTAEILARNGIEVRLVNKFSATQESGETNIVDLINAGEIDMVVNTPSGGLARADGYEIRAAAVAADKALFTTMAVLGAAVSALGVLREGFRVRSLQEYAADRAGRG; encoded by the coding sequence ATGCCCAAGCGCGACGACATCCGCTCCGTCCTCGTCATCGGCTCCGGCCCGATCGTCATCGGGCAGGCCGCCGAGTTCGACTACTCCGGGACGCAGGCCTGCCGCGTGCTGCGCGAAGAGGGCGTACGCGTCATCCTGGTCAACCCGAACCCGGCGACGATCATGACCGACCCCGACTTCGCCGACGCCACCTACATCGAGCCGATCACGCCCGAGGTGATCGAGACGATCCTGCTCAAGGAGAAGCCCGACGCGATCCTGCCGACCCTCGGCGGGCAGACGGCGCTGAACGCGGCGATGGCCCTGCACGACCGCGGCATCCTGGACAAGTACGGCGTCGAGCTCATCGGCGCCAAGGTCGACGCCATCCGCAAGGGGGAGGACCGCCAGGTCTTCAAGGAGCTCGTGATCGAGGCCGGCGCCGAAGTCGCCGCCTCCCGCATCTGCCACACGATGGACGAGGTGCTCGCCGGCGCCGCTGAGCTCGGCTACCCGCTCGTGGTGCGGCCCTCGTTCACGATGGGGGGCCTCGGATCCGGCTTCGCCTACGACGAGAAGGACCTGCGCCGCATCGCCGGGGCGGGCCTCCACGACTCGCCGACCTCGGAGGTGCTCCTGGAGGAGTCGATCCTCGGCTGGAAGGAGTACGAGCTCGAGCTCATGCGCGACACCGCCGACAACACCGTCGTGGTGTGCTCCATCGAGAACGTCGACCCCGTCGGCGTGCACACGGGCGATTCCATCACCGTCGCGCCGGCGCTGACCCTCACCGACCGCGAGTACCAGAAGATGCGCGACATCGGCATCGACATCATCCGCGCCGTGGGCGTGGACACCGGCGGCTGCAACATCCAGTTCGCCGTCGATCCTGCCAGCGGCCGCATCATCGTCATCGAGATGAACCCGCGCGTGTCGCGCTCCTCGGCGCTGGCGTCCAAGGCGACGGGCTTCCCGATCGCCAAGATCGCCGCGAAGCTCGCGATCGGCTACCGCCTGGACGAGATCCCCAACGACATCACCAAGGTCACCCCGGCCAGCTTCGAGCCGACCCTGGACTATGTCGTGGTGAAGGTGCCGCGGTTCAACTTCGAGAAGTTCCCCGCCGCCGACACGACCCTCACGACGACCATGAAATCCGTCGGCGAAGCCATGGCGATCGGGCGCAACTACACCACGGCGCTGCAGAAGGCGCTGCGCTCGCTCGAGAAGCGCGGATCCAGCTTCCACTGGGGCGAGGAGCCCCGTTCGGTCGAAGAGCTCCTGGAGATCGCGAAGACCCCCACCGACGGCCGCATCGTCGTGCTGCAGCAGGCGCTGCGCAAGGGCGCGACCGTGGAGCAGGCGTTCGAGGCCACGGCGATCGACCCGTGGTTCCTCGACCAGATGGTGCTCATCAACGAGGTCGCGGAGCTCGTCCGGACGGCCGGCGAGCTGGATGCGGCGACACTGCGCCTGGCCAAGGAGCACGGGTTCAGCGACGCCCAGATCGCCCAGCTGCGCGGGGACGACGAGGCGGAGGTGCGCGGCGTGCGCACAGCCCTCGGCATCCGCCCCGTGTACAAGACCGTCGACACGTGCGCGGGGGAGTTCCCCGCCCTCACGCCGTACCACTACTCCAGCTACGACTTCGAGACCGAGGTCGAAGCCTCCGACCGGACGAAGGTCGTCATCATCGGGTCGGGCCCCAACCGCATCGGGCAGGGCGTGGAGTTCGACTACTCGTGCGTGCACGCGTCGTTCGCGCTGTCGGACGCCGGGTTCGAGACGATCATGGTCAACTGCAACCCCGAGACCGTGTCCACCGACTACGACACCTCCGACCGGCTCTACTTCGAGCCCCTCACGCTCGAGGACGTGCTGGAGATCCTGCACGCCGAATCGGCGTCGGGGGAGATCCTCGGGGTCGTCTGCCAGCTCGGCGGGCAGACCCCGCTGGGCCTGGCGAAGGGCATCGAGGCCGCCGGCTACCGCATCCTCGGCACGAGCCCTGCCGCCATCGACCTCGCCGAGGAGCGCGAGCTGTTCTCGCGCCTGCTGGATGAGGCGGGCCTGATCGCGCCGCGCAGCGGCACGGCGACCGACGTCGACGGGGCCGTGGCGGTCGCCGAAGAGGTCGGCTACCCCGTGCTGGTGCGGCCGAGCTTCGTCCTCGGCGGACGCGGCATGGAGATCGTCTACGACACCCCGAGCCTGCGCGACTACTTCGTGCGGATCGCCGACCAGGCCATCATCGGTCCCGGGATGCCGCTGCTGGTGGACCGTTTCCTCGACGATGCGATCGAGCTCGACGTCGACGCGCTGTACGACGGCCGGGAGCTGTACGTCGGCGGGGTCATGGAGCACCTCGAGGAGGCCGGCATCCACTCCGGCGACTCCAGCTGCACGCTGCCGCCCATCTCCCTCGGGCGATCCGAGATCGACCGCGTCCGCACGGCGACGCTCGCCATCGCGGAGGGCGTGGGCGTGCGCGGACTGCTCAACGTGCAGTTCGCCATCTCGGCGGGCGTGCTCTACGTGATCGAGGCCAACCCCCGCGCGAGCCGCACCGTCCCGTTCGTGTCGAAGGCACTCGGCATCCCGCTGGCCAAGGCCGCCGCCCGGATCATGGCCGGCTCCACCATCGCGGAGCTGAAGGGCGAGGGACTCCTCCCGCCGCAGGACGGCTCGCGCGTGCCCCTGGACGCGCCGGTCGCGGTGAAGGAGGCAGTACTGCCGTTCAAGCGCTTCCGCACGAAGGACGGCCAGACCGTGGACTCGGTGCTGGGCCCGGAGATGCGCTCGACAGGCGAGGTGATGGGCATCGACCGTGACTTCCCGACGGCCTTCGCCAAGAGCCAGGAGGCCGCGTACGGCGGCATGCCGCTGTCGGGCACGGTCTTCATCTCCGTCGCCGACGCCGACAAGCGCGCGGTCATCCTCCCCGCCCACCGCCTGCAGGAGCTCGGGTTCTCGCTCGTGGCCACCGAGGGCACGGCGGAGATCCTCGCGCGCAACGGCATCGAGGTGCGCCTGGTCAACAAGTTCTCCGCGACTCAGGAATCGGGGGAGACGAACATCGTCGACCTGATCAACGCCGGCGAGATCGACATGGTCGTCAACACCCCCAGCGGCGGGCTGGCGCGCGCCGACGGGTACGAGATCCGTGCCGCCGCCGTCGCCGCCGACAAGGCGCTGTTCACGACCATGGCGGTGCTCGGCGCGGCCGTCAGCGCCCTGGGCGTGCTGCGCGAGGGCTTCCGCGTGCGGAGCCTCCAGGAGTACGCGGCCGACCGGGCGGGCCGCGGATGA
- the carA gene encoding glutamine-hydrolyzing carbamoyl-phosphate synthase small subunit, with protein sequence MNPGLSTDPAVLVLEDGSRYPGRAYGARGTTLGEVVFATGMTGYQETLTDPSYAGQIVLQTAPHIGNTGMNTEDTESRRIWVSGYIVRDPSRVVSNWRAEESLDDALVADGVVGISGIDTRSVTRRIRSSGSMRGGIFSGDAVDIDPEEQLRIVQEAPEMSGRNLSAEVSVAAAEVTPARGERIGNLAVLDLGVKQATIENLADRGFDVHVLPQDVTIDDIRAIDPVAVFYSNGPGDPAASDDHVELLRAVLDDRLPFFGICFGNQLLGRALGFGTYKLPFGHRGINQPVMDRTTGRVEITAHNHGFAVDAPLDGATESPSGYGRVEVSHVGLNDQVVEGLRALDIPAFSVQYHPEAAAGPHDANYLFDRFRDMVLAARSGADQKDND encoded by the coding sequence ATGAACCCCGGTCTTTCCACAGATCCCGCCGTCCTGGTGCTCGAGGACGGCAGCCGCTATCCCGGCCGCGCCTACGGCGCCCGCGGCACGACCCTCGGCGAGGTCGTCTTCGCCACCGGCATGACCGGCTACCAAGAGACGCTCACCGACCCCTCCTACGCCGGCCAGATCGTGCTGCAGACGGCGCCGCACATCGGCAACACCGGAATGAACACCGAAGACACCGAGTCGCGCCGCATCTGGGTGTCGGGCTACATCGTGCGCGACCCCTCCCGCGTCGTGTCGAACTGGCGCGCCGAGGAGTCGCTCGACGACGCCCTCGTGGCCGACGGCGTGGTGGGCATCAGCGGCATCGACACGCGCTCGGTGACCCGCCGCATCCGCTCCAGCGGCAGCATGCGCGGCGGCATCTTCTCCGGCGACGCCGTGGACATCGACCCGGAGGAGCAGCTGCGCATCGTGCAGGAGGCCCCCGAGATGTCGGGACGCAACCTGTCGGCGGAGGTCTCGGTCGCCGCCGCGGAGGTCACGCCCGCCCGCGGCGAGCGGATCGGCAACCTCGCGGTGCTCGACCTGGGCGTCAAGCAGGCCACGATCGAGAACCTCGCCGACCGCGGGTTCGACGTGCACGTCCTCCCGCAGGACGTCACGATCGACGACATCCGCGCGATCGATCCGGTCGCGGTGTTCTACTCCAACGGCCCCGGCGACCCCGCCGCCTCCGATGACCACGTCGAACTTCTGCGCGCCGTGCTGGATGACCGCCTGCCGTTCTTCGGCATCTGCTTCGGCAACCAGCTCCTCGGCCGCGCGCTCGGCTTCGGCACGTACAAGCTCCCCTTCGGCCACCGCGGCATCAACCAGCCGGTGATGGACCGGACGACCGGGCGGGTGGAGATCACCGCGCACAACCACGGCTTCGCCGTGGACGCGCCGCTGGACGGTGCCACCGAGAGCCCGTCGGGGTACGGCCGCGTCGAGGTGAGCCACGTGGGACTGAACGACCAGGTCGTCGAGGGCCTGCGCGCCCTGGACATCCCCGCCTTCTCGGTGCAGTACCACCCGGAGGCCGCCGCCGGCCCCCACGACGCCAACTACCTCTTCGACCGCTTCCGCGACATGGTGCTCGCCGCCCGCAGCGGCGCTGACCAGAAGGACAACGACTGA
- a CDS encoding aliphatic sulfonate ABC transporter substrate-binding protein has translation MSPVIRRAVPAIALAGAMMLATTGCLAGERAGGAGAAPAGGGQNDWSAATLSIDFATYNPLSLVVKDQGLIEDALGEDVTVEWVQSAGSNKANELLRAGSLDVGSTAGSAALLARANGSPIQVIDVYSQPEWSAIVVPAESAITSVADLRGATVAATAGTDPYFFLLQALEAEGLSIGDVEVQNLQHADGRAALEAGSVDAWAGLDPIMAAAQVESGARLVYRDVDFNSYGFLNATEEFITEHPDLAQVVVDAYEQARAWAITHPEETAELLAEVAGIDIAVATTVIQERTNLDVDGVPGPAQRDVLGRIAPVLVDSDAVSGGRAAVDAALESIIHPDFARTATESR, from the coding sequence ATGAGCCCCGTCATCCGCCGCGCCGTCCCCGCGATCGCCCTCGCCGGCGCGATGATGCTCGCCACGACCGGATGCCTCGCCGGTGAGCGGGCCGGCGGGGCCGGCGCCGCGCCTGCCGGCGGCGGCCAGAACGACTGGTCGGCCGCGACGCTGTCGATCGATTTCGCGACGTACAACCCGCTGAGCCTCGTCGTGAAGGACCAGGGACTCATCGAAGACGCCCTCGGCGAGGACGTCACGGTCGAGTGGGTGCAGTCGGCCGGCTCGAACAAGGCGAACGAGCTGCTGCGTGCCGGGTCGCTCGACGTGGGGTCCACAGCGGGGTCGGCCGCTCTGCTCGCCCGCGCGAACGGCTCGCCGATCCAGGTGATCGACGTGTACTCGCAGCCGGAATGGTCGGCGATCGTCGTCCCTGCCGAAAGCGCGATCACCTCCGTCGCCGATCTGCGGGGTGCGACGGTGGCCGCCACCGCCGGGACGGATCCGTACTTCTTCCTCCTCCAGGCCCTCGAGGCCGAGGGTCTGTCGATCGGTGATGTCGAGGTGCAGAACCTCCAGCACGCCGACGGCAGAGCCGCTCTGGAGGCCGGCTCCGTGGACGCGTGGGCGGGTCTTGACCCGATCATGGCCGCCGCCCAGGTGGAATCGGGGGCGAGGCTGGTGTACCGCGACGTCGACTTCAATTCGTACGGCTTCCTCAACGCCACCGAGGAGTTCATCACCGAGCACCCCGACCTCGCCCAGGTCGTCGTGGACGCCTACGAGCAGGCCCGCGCGTGGGCGATCACCCACCCCGAGGAGACCGCCGAGCTGCTCGCCGAGGTCGCCGGCATCGACATCGCCGTGGCGACCACGGTCATCCAGGAGCGGACGAACCTCGACGTCGACGGCGTCCCCGGCCCGGCTCAGCGCGACGTGCTCGGCCGGATCGCGCCGGTGCTCGTCGACTCCGACGCGGTCTCCGGCGGCCGGGCCGCCGTCGACGCGGCGCTGGAGAGCATCATCCACCCCGACTTCGCCCGCACCGCGACGGAGTCACGATGA
- the pyrF gene encoding orotidine-5'-phosphate decarboxylase, with protein MSVSFGERLQRAHDAYGPLCVGIDPHEHLLAQWGMDATAASARDFGLRVIEAAAGRVGVVKPQVAFFERYGAAGFAALEDVLRAGREAGLLVIADAKRGDIGSTMDGYAAAWLTSGAPLEADALTVTPYVGVEALEGTLHQALRAGKGVFVLAATSNPEARELQRADVDDDTVAALVVDQVTAFNAATTGEGRWGSVGVVIGATVDLVAAGLGLRTEDPVAPILAPGFGAQGAQPRDLRVRFGARAGAVLASESRSILSAGADGLAARIDERSALYREATDD; from the coding sequence ATGAGCGTGAGCTTCGGCGAGCGGCTGCAGCGCGCACACGACGCGTACGGGCCGCTGTGCGTGGGCATCGACCCGCACGAGCATCTGCTCGCGCAGTGGGGGATGGATGCCACGGCCGCGTCCGCCCGCGACTTCGGGCTGCGCGTGATCGAGGCCGCGGCCGGTCGCGTCGGCGTCGTCAAACCGCAGGTGGCCTTCTTCGAGCGATACGGGGCGGCCGGCTTCGCGGCGCTGGAGGATGTGCTGCGCGCCGGCCGGGAAGCGGGGCTCCTCGTCATCGCCGACGCCAAGCGCGGCGACATCGGCTCGACGATGGACGGGTACGCGGCGGCGTGGCTCACCTCCGGTGCCCCGCTGGAGGCGGACGCCCTGACGGTCACCCCCTATGTCGGGGTCGAAGCGCTCGAGGGCACCCTGCACCAGGCGCTCCGCGCGGGCAAGGGCGTGTTCGTCCTGGCCGCCACGAGCAATCCGGAAGCCCGTGAACTGCAGCGCGCCGACGTGGACGACGACACCGTGGCCGCCCTCGTGGTCGACCAGGTGACCGCGTTCAACGCCGCCACCACCGGCGAAGGCCGGTGGGGGAGCGTGGGCGTCGTGATCGGCGCCACCGTCGACCTCGTCGCGGCAGGACTCGGCCTGCGCACCGAGGATCCCGTCGCCCCGATCCTCGCGCCGGGATTCGGCGCGCAGGGCGCCCAGCCGCGCGATCTGCGGGTGCGGTTCGGTGCGCGCGCGGGCGCCGTTCTGGCCAGCGAGAGCCGCAGCATCCTTTCCGCCGGTGCAGACGGCCTCGCCGCCCGCATCGACGAGCGCTCCGCGCTGTACCGGGAGGCCACCGATGACTGA